From Micromonospora sp. NBC_01699, a single genomic window includes:
- a CDS encoding WhiB family transcriptional regulator yields MSNVRRLPGPIVDLWEWQRFGACRGRDTAQFFHPDGERGASRNRRETGAKKVCGTCPVRPECAAHALTVREPYGVWGGFSESERLRLLAVGWEDLADRRRTRVDISRLEARLGRPFHSTGPSTIPAQRAAS; encoded by the coding sequence ATGTCGAACGTACGCAGACTGCCCGGACCCATCGTCGATCTGTGGGAATGGCAACGGTTCGGGGCCTGCCGAGGGCGCGACACCGCGCAGTTCTTCCATCCCGACGGGGAACGCGGGGCGTCCCGCAACCGCCGGGAGACGGGGGCGAAGAAGGTCTGCGGGACCTGCCCGGTACGCCCCGAGTGCGCCGCGCACGCGCTGACCGTACGCGAGCCGTACGGCGTCTGGGGCGGCTTCAGCGAGTCGGAGCGGTTGCGGCTGCTCGCCGTCGGCTGGGAGGACCTTGCCGACCGGCGCCGTACCCGGGTCGACATCTCCCGGTTGGAAGCCCGGCTCGGCCGGCCGTTCCACTCGACCGGTCCCTCCACGATCCCGGCGCAGCGCGCCGCGAGCTGA